Part of the Legionella adelaidensis genome is shown below.
GGGCCAGAAAACCTGGTTGGCAAGCAACAGGCTACAGTTTGGTTTTTATTAACCAATATCTAGTATGTTTGAGCTTCCCTGTTTTTTCTAATACCTGCATAGAAACTAACTCATGCAAATCCCGAGTAGCAGTAGCCCTTGAGGTTTTGGTAATAGCAATATATTTCTCAGCGCTTAAACCTCCCTTAAAACCTTCAGGTCCTTCTTTAAATATTCTCAACAAGGCTTTTTCTTGTCTCTGATTAATTTTTCCTTTGAATCTATCAAATAGCTTCGTTTTAAAAAGTAAGAAATTGACTATCTCAATCGCGCTTTCTTGTGCTTCTTCAATAACTCTCACAAAAAATTGCACCCAAGTATTGGCATCTAACGATTGGTTACAACTTCCAAGCGCTGCATAATAAGCTTTTTGATTTTTATAAATGATTTGTGATAAAGGTAATAATAAAGGTGTTTCAAATGTCATAGAGAGATATTTTTCCACTAATGCTCTACCTATCCTTCCATTTCCATGCTCAAAAGGGTGAATGCATTCAAAATACACATGAATCAATGCGGCTTTTCCTAGAATAGATTCGCTAGAGTCTATTTTATTAAACCAGTCAATAAAGACAGCCATTTCCACTGGAACGCGTTTAGAAGGAGGGGCTTCATAAAATACTTCACGCTTATCATAGCGGGAAGAGACAACTTGCATGGGTTCGCTATGATCTCTGTATTTCCCTACTGTAATTTTTGTACTTTTAAACTCCATTAACTGTTGATGCCAATTAAAAAGCATGTCTGCTGTTAAGGGGTTTTGGTAACTTTGGTACACATCACAAAGTAACGC
Proteins encoded:
- a CDS encoding Fic family protein — protein: MKKWVWQVTEWPYFYYDSSKIISHERKFIQQIGKFAAVLSYIHSEDKEKFIIEALSEEGLKSSEIEGEILERESLQSSIKKHLGLKKDIGESPKEKGMAALLCDVYQSYQNPLTADMLFNWHQQLMEFKSTKITVGKYRDHSEPMQVVSSRYDKREVFYEAPPSKRVPVEMAVFIDWFNKIDSSESILGKAALIHVYFECIHPFEHGNGRIGRALVEKYLSMTFETPLLLPLSQIIYKNQKAYYAALGSCNQSLDANTWVQFFVRVIEEAQESAIEIVNFLLFKTKLFDRFKGKINQRQEKALLRIFKEGPEGFKGGLSAEKYIAITKTSRATATRDLHELVSMQVLEKTGKLKHTRYWLIKTKL